GCGCGTCGCGCGTGCGCATGACCTGGGGTAGCAGCGCCAGCGCAAAGGTCTGCATGGTGAACGGCACCGGGCCCAGCGGCACGGTGACCCAGGCGCTCACGGCAAGCAGCGCTATGCAGACGCCGCAGCGGGCGATCGAGCGGGTGGACATGGCGGCTCCCTCGCGGACGGGCGCTCCTCTCGTGCGCCTACGGAACGAAAGCTTACCGCATGGCCGAGCCCTCGCCTTTCTCGTAAGATGGACGGGCGGGGGCGATGCGCCAACGAGGCGGGGGAGGGCACATGGAGAGCGACTTTGCGGCCTGGGTCGAGCGGGAGTTCCGTCACCCCGTGCCCGGCGAGTACCGGGACTTCCTCTTTCGGGACGCGGCATCCGCGCATGTCGAGCCCGTCGCGCCCTCGCGGGCGTATCTCGTCACGGCCGACGGCGACGAGTACGAGGTCTCCGAGTGGTTTTCCGCCGAGCGCATACCCGACATCTACTCATGCTGCCGCGCGGAGGGGCTGATAGCGGAGCAGCTGCTTCCGATCTTCGACAGCTGCGGCTGCGTCGCGGCGCTCGACTGCGATGAGCGCTCGAGCACCTACGGCAGCGTTCTTCTGCAGACTCCCGAGGGCCACTATGACGAGGCTCGTCAGGAGAACGTCTACGAGGAGCCGGTCCTTCTCGCTCGGAGCTTCTCAGACGTGCTGGCCGCCCTGGGAGAGACCCAGCAGGGCGAGGCCCCCGACCTCCTGCTCCTGGGTTCCGACCGGACGCTCGGCCCCTCGGACCTGGCGTCCTTTGAGCGCGAGCTGGACGTCGAGCTGCCGGCGGACTATCGCGAGTTTCTGCTGGCCCACAACGGCGGGACGCCGGCGCGGTTTCTCTGCACTCCCACGTTCATGGAGGTCGACCCCGCTACAAGGGAGGGGCACCGCCAGTCGGTGCCCATCGACCACTTTCTCTCGCTGGGGGAGATCTCCGAGCTGCTCGTAGACAACGAGGACGAGCCGACGTTCGGGCCGGGCCGCGTGCCTGTCGCGTGCGACCAGTGCGGCAACCTGATCCTGCTGGACGTTGCTTGCGGCTCGGGCGCATCCATCGAGGGCGTTCAGGGCGTTCAATTTGCCAACCACGAGGTGCGCGGCGCGGACGGTCTCTTTGCCCTCTCGCCGCTCGCCTCGTCCTTCGTCGAGTTCGTTCGTTCCCTCGCCCCATATGGCGAGGACTCGTAAGGGAGGGGTACATGTCATGTTCTGGCAGAGAGAACTTCACCGTGACACTGCCGGGGGGCTTCTCACGGCTCATGCTGGGCGGCTCTCTGCTGCTTGCGCTGGTCCCAGCGGGGTTTGCCCTGGCAGGTGACCTTCCGCCGCTGGGCGCCTTCATGTTCGCCCTGATCATCGCCCCGTTACTGCTTGCCGCCGTCGCCGGGCGCCGCTTCAGGGTCAGGGTGCGCGATGGTGTGGTGACCGTGCGCCCCGCCCTGTTCGGGAGCGAGTGGGACTTCGTCGCAGCCGACGTCACGCGGGTGGTTCGCCGCATCAACTACAACACCGGCATGGGCACGCTCGCCAAGATGACCGTTCACGCGCGCGGCCGTCGCGTGTCGGTGGAGACCCTCATGCTGTGCAGCGAGGACTTTTGGGCGTTCATCGAGGACAACGTCAA
Above is a genomic segment from Olsenella timonensis containing:
- a CDS encoding SMI1/KNR4 family protein, giving the protein MESDFAAWVEREFRHPVPGEYRDFLFRDAASAHVEPVAPSRAYLVTADGDEYEVSEWFSAERIPDIYSCCRAEGLIAEQLLPIFDSCGCVAALDCDERSSTYGSVLLQTPEGHYDEARQENVYEEPVLLARSFSDVLAALGETQQGEAPDLLLLGSDRTLGPSDLASFERELDVELPADYREFLLAHNGGTPARFLCTPTFMEVDPATREGHRQSVPIDHFLSLGEISELLVDNEDEPTFGPGRVPVACDQCGNLILLDVACGSGASIEGVQGVQFANHEVRGADGLFALSPLASSFVEFVRSLAPYGEDS